Below is a genomic region from Mesorhizobium sp..
GCAGGGGCGCTGCTCGTCGTCGGCTTCCAGACCCGCACCGTGGCGGCGGTGCTCGCCGCCTTCTGCCTGTTCGCCACCTATGTCGGCCACTATGGCCAGGGTGGCGACGCGGCAAGCGCCTTCACCCATCAGCAGATGCTCCTGAAAGACGTCGCGGTCGCCGGCGGGCTGATCCTCGTCGCCCTGTTCGGCGCCGGCATGCTGTCGTTGGACGCCTTGCTGGCGCGGCGGGCGAAGGTGCCGCCGCTCGCCGAGAATGGCTAGGCCGTCTTCGCCTCGGTCAGCCCCAGTTCCTCGATCATCGCCTCGCGCATCAGGAATTTCTGCGCCTTGCCGGTGACGGTCATCGGCAGGGCCGGGCGGATGCGGACGTAGCGCGGGATCTTGTAATGCGCGATCTGGCCGCGGCAGAAGTCGCGGATCTCCGCCTCGCTCGGCGGCTCGCCGGGTGCCGCGACGATCCAGGCGCAGATCTCCTCGCCGTAGCGGTCGTCGGGCACGCCGAACACCTGCACCTCGCGCACCTTGGGGTGGCGGTAGAGGAATTCCTCGATCTCGCGCGGATAGACGTTCTCCCCGCCGCGGATCACCATGTCCTTCACCCGGCCGACGATGTTGCCGTAGCCGTCCGCGTCGATCGTGGCGAGGTCGCCGGTGTGCATCCAGCCGTCGGCGTCGAGCGCCTCGGCGGTGCGCTCGGGATCGCCCCAATAGCCCTGCATCACCGAGTAGCCGCGCGTGCACAGTTCGCCGCGTGCGCCCACCGGCACCGTCCTTCCCTTGTCGTCGACGATCTTGACCTCGACATGCGGATGGACGCGGCCGACCGTCGAGACGCGGCGGTCGACCGGATCGTCGGTATGGCTCTGGAAGGAGACCGGGCTGGTCTCGGTCATGCCGTAGGCGATCGTCACCTCGCGCATGTTCATCCTGGCGACGACCTTCTTCATCACCTCCACCGGGCAGGGCGAGCCCGCCATGATGCCGGTGCGCAGGCTGGACAGATCGAAGCTCGCGAATTCCGGATGGTCGGGCATGGCGACGAACATGGTGGGCACGCCGTAGAGGCCGGTACAGCGCTCCTCGGCGACCGCCTTCAGCGTGGCCAGCGGATCGAAGCCCTCCGACGGGAACACCATCGCCGCCCCCTTCGACACGCAGCCGAGCGTGCCCATCACCATGCCGAAGCAATGGTAGAGCGGCACCGGAATCGCCAGCCGGTCCTCGTGGGTGAAGTCGATCGTCGAGGTGACGAGATTGCCGTTGTTGACGATGTTGCGGTGGGTCAGCGTCGCGCCCTTCGGCGCGCCGGTGGTGCCGGAGGTGAACTGGATGTTGATCGGGTCGGCGGGCGTGAGCGCCGCCGTCGCCGCGTCGAGCGCCGCGATGCCCTGCGGCGTCGCCATCGCCAGCACATCGGCGAAGTTGAACATGCCCGGCGATGCCTCCTCGCCCATGCGGATGACCGTGGTCAGGTGCGGCAGTTTCGCCGCCTTCAGCTGCCCGGGCGCGCAGGAGGCGAGTTCCGGCGCGAGTTCGCCCAGCATGCCGAGATAGTCCGACGTCTTGAAGCTCGAGGCCAGCACCAGCGCCCGGCAGCCGACCTTGTTCAGCGCATATTCCAGTTCGTAGAGCCGGTAGGCCGGGTTGATGTTAACCAGGATCAGGCCGATGCGCGCGGTGGCGAACTGGGTCACCAGCCATTCCCAGCGGTTGGGCGACCAGATGCCGATACGGTCGCCCTTCTCGAGTCCCAGCGCCGCGAGGCCCGCGGCCAGCCGGTCGACGTCGCGGGAAAATTCGTCCCAGCTCTGGCGGATGCCCTGCTGCGGAAACACCGCCGCCTCGCGCTGCCCGTGCGCGGCAACCGTCCGCGCCAGCAGCTGGGGGATGGTCAGTTCGAGCAGCGGCACGGACGTGTCGCCCCTGACATGCGAAACGTCGCCGATCGGCTTCAGCGAATGCGGGCGTGCGGCGACGTTCATCTTCTTCCTCCCCCGGTCCGCGCACTGATGACGCGTGTCGGCGCGAACCTATCAGGCCACGGGACGGGAGCAAGCCACCCGATGGCGGATCAGGAGAAGCGTGCCGCGATTTCGGCGAGCGCCGCCGCGTCCGCCATGCTGCGCGCTTTCTTCGACGACACCAGGCAGGCTTCCGATTCGAGGATGACGCCGTCGTCGAGGATCTTCAGCCGGTTGGCTTTCAGCGTCGAGCCGGTCGAGGTGATATCGACGATCACGTCCGCCTGTCCCGCCGCCGGCGCGCCCTCGGTGGCACCGAGGCTTTCCACGATGCGGTAGACCTGGATGCCGTGCTTCTGGGAAAAGAACTGCTGCGTCAGCCGCCAGTATTTGGTGGCGATCCTCAGTCTTCGCCCATGGCGCTGGCGGAAGTCGGCGGCGATTTCGTCGAGGTCGGCCATGGTCGAGACGTCGAACCAGACTTCCGGCACCGCCACCACCACGTCCGCCCGGCCGAAGCCAAGGCGCGCCTCTATGGCCATCTTCGCCGACCAGTCGCCTGCCGCCTCGCGCACCAGATCCTCGCCGGTGACGCCGAGGTCGACGGTGCCCTGCGCCAGTTCGCGGGCGATCTCGGAGGCCGACAGGAAGGCGACCTCGACATCGTCGCGGCCCTTCACCCGTGTCTTGTAGGAGCGCGCATCGGCCGTCGGCAGAACCTCGATGCCGGCCTTCGCCAGGGCCGCCACGGCATCGTCCTTCATCCGGCCCTTCGACGGGAGCGCGATGGTGAGGGTCATGCAGCACGCCCTTCGCAGATCGACGAGTCGACCCCCACTCCGGTGTGCTTCGCAAACCACCTCTCCGCCGTTCGACGGGGGAGAGGAACGGCGCCACGAAGGCGGCCGGCATTTCCTCTCCCCCCGGCGGGGGGAGAGGTGTCACGCGCAGCGTGACGGAGTGGGGGTGCTTTCACAATAAGCGACAGACGAGCCCTCATCCCCTGCCCTCCCGTACCTTCTCGATCCGGTCGAGCCAGACCGAGAAGCCGACGCCGGGGATCGGCCGGTCGGCGCCGAGCAGCGTCAGCAGCCGGTCGTAGCGGCCGCCGCCGACCAGCGGCCGCGTATCCCCCGGCGCGGCGATCTCGAAGACGACGCCGGTGTAATAGTCCAGCGGACGGCCGAAGGCGGCGTCATAGGCGATGTCCCCGGCCTTCAGACCGTTCGACAGGATCGCTTCCGCGCGGGCCGAGAACAGGGCGAGCGCGCCGTCGAGCGCGATGCCGGAGCGCGCCGCGAACTCCGCCAGCGCCTGCGCCGCCTCGGCCAGCGGCACGTGGATGGCGAGGAACGCCTTCAGCGCCTCGAGCTGGGCCGCCGTCAGCCGCAGCCGCGACAGCTCCGCCTTCTCGATCAGCCGCCGCGCGATCTCGTCGGGCGTGCGGCCGGCCGACGGAGAAATGCCCGCCTCCTGCATTTCGCCCTCGATGAAGGCGGAAAGTGCCGTGCGGTCGCCGGAAGCCGCCAACAGGTTCGCGTCGCCGCTCAGCCCCCGATTGGCGGGCGGGTCGGCGAGGTCGGACAAGGCGGCTGCGAGCATATCGGCAGAGCCGAAGGCGCGGGCCAGCCGCTTCTGCCAGCCGCGCGGCAGGCCGAGCGCGGCCAGCACCGCCTCGAACACGGTCTGGTCGCCGAGCGTCACTGTCAGCTTCACGCCGGGCAGCGCCATGGTCAGCAGCGCATGCGCGTCGGCAAGCGAGCGAGCGTCGGCCTTGGCAGTGTCCGGGTCGCCCAGGTCCTCGATGCCGGCCTGCAGGAACTCCGCCTCGCCGTCGCGGCGCTGGCGGAACACTTCGCCGAGATAGGCATAGCGGCGCGGCGTGGCGGCGCGGTTCTCGATATGGTCGAGGCAGACCGGAATGGTGAATTCGGGCCTCAGGCACAGCGTCTCGCCCGTCTCGCTCTCGGTCAGGAAGATGCGGCGGCGCAGATCCTCGCCGGCGATGTCGAGGAACGGATCGGCCGGCTGCAGCATCGGCACGTCGATCATCTCCGCCCCACGCTGGGCGAAGAGGTCGAGGATGGACTGGGCGAGAGCGGTCATCGGAGCGCTCCCTCCCCCTTGAGGGGAGGGTGGCCGCGAAGCGGCCGGGTGGGGTCGCCGGCGACGTCCGCGACGCGATCCCTCCCCCTTGAGGGGAGGGTGGCTCGCGAAGCGAGCCGGGTGGGGTCGCCGGCGACGTCGGCGACGCAAGAATGAGGCCGCGCACTGCCGCAGCGACCCCACCCGGCCAGCCTGCGGCTGGCCACCCTCCCCTCGAGGGGGAGGGATCGCGCCGCGCCCGTCATCAGCCGCGCTCCGCCTTCTGCGCCACGAGAATCCCGCGCACCGTCTCGACCAGTTCCGCCTCGGGCACGGTCATCTGGCCCGGCCGCGCCTCCTTGTAGGCCTCGTGACCCTCGATGTTCGCGGCGAGTTCGGCGCCCGCCACCATGTCCTTGATCTGGACCACCCCCTCGGCGCGCTCGTTGCCGCCCTGGATGACGACGCAAGGGGCACCCCTGCGGTCGGCATATTTCATCTGCGGCTTCATGCCCGAGCCGCCGAGATACATTTCGGCGCGGATGCCGGCCTGGCGCAGGTCCGACACCATCTTCTGGTAGCGGCCGAGGCTCTCCGTGTCGCGGTCCATCACCAGCACGACAACCGGGCCGATGGTCGACGACGTGTCGAGCTTGCCCAGCGCCTTCAGCGCCGACATCAGCCGCGACACGCCGATAGAGAACCCCGTCGCCGGCACGGGCTCGCCGCGGAAGCGCGACACCAGCCCGTCATAACGCCCGCCGCCGCCGACCGAGCCGAAGCGCACGATCTGCCCGTCCTCGTTGGGGATTTCGGCCAGAAGCTCGGCCTCGAAGACCGGGCCGGTATAGTATTCGAGGCCACGGACGACGGAGGGGTCGATCATTACTCGATTGCTGTGATAGCCAGCCTGTTCGCACAATTGTGCAATATCTTCCAGCTCCGTAAGTCCTTGAACCAGAACCGGATTAGTCGGCAGATCCCGGCGCATCTGTGTGACGGTTTCAGCATTTGAGATCTGGAACTCAGTGACCCCTCCTTCCGAGTCTGGAGACGCTACGACCTCACCAGCCGCTATAGAGGCCTCATATTCCTCTTCGCCTGGGCCCGTTTGATACACGGCTGCTTTCGACGTTGCGAACGAGATCACAACATCGACTGCTGCTTCATCCAGCCCCGCGCCCTTGGTGAAATCCCCCTCGCCCTCCTTGCCGCCGTCCCAGCGCCCCGGCCCCAGCAGCAGCCGCACGCCCTCGACGCCCAGCTTGTCCAGCTTGTCGATCGCCCTCAGCACGATCAGCCGGCGCCCGGCATTCTCCTCGCCCCCGAGCCCGATCGCCTCCAGCACGCCGTCGAGCACCTTGCGGTTGTTTACCCGGATCACATAGTCGCCGCGCGCAATCCCCAGCGCCTCCATCACATCCGCCATCATCATCGCCATCTCGGCGTCGGCGGCGACGCCCGGCGTGCCCACCGTGTCGGCGTCGAACTGCATGAACTGGCGGAAACGCCCCGGCCCCGGCTTCTCGTTGCGGAACACCCAGCCCGAGCGGTACGAGCGGAACGGCTTCGGCAGGCGCTCGAAATTCTCCGCCACGAAGCGCGCCATCGGCGCGGTCAGGTCGTAGCGCAGCGACAGCCACTGCTCGTCGTCGTCCTGGAAGGAGAACACGCCCTCGTTCGGCCGGTCCTGGTCGGGCAGGAATTTGCCCAGCGCGTCGGTATATTCGATCAGCGGCTGGTCGGCCGGCTCGAAGCCGTAGAGCTCGTAGACGGCGCGGATCTTTGCCATCATCTGCTCGACGGCGCGGATGTCCTCGGCCGTGCGGTCCGCAAAGCCGCGCGGCAGCCGCGCCAGCATCTTCTGCGATTTCTCAGCCATCGGGATTTCCGCGCGGTTTCTTGGGCTTTGCGCGCGGTTTCCCGCGCGGGCACCTCCTAGCGGATCGATGCGGGAGGGGCAAGGCGGAGGACACCCCGGCGACACAGAGAGCGGCGTCCCGCCGATCCTCCCCCGTTTACGGGGGAGGATCAGGTGCCACGACGGTGTCCGGAGGTTTACTCACGTAGGTACAAAGCCCTCACCGGCCGAGCGCGGATCCTCCCCCGCTTAAGGGGGGTCCGAAGCACGACCGCCGAAGGCGGTGGAGGGGGCGCGTGCGCATGGGCGATAGGTGCCTCCCCGTGCACCGATTTGCGCACACCCCCGCGCCAACCCCTTGTTCCCAGTCACCATTCACCATTCACCATTCACCATACACTTTTTCATCCACGCCCTTTCGCCGCTGCGCGACACTGTCGGCGGTGACAGGAGGCGGAAGGTGAGTATCTGGGACACAGCGCGCGGCGGAGACAGCGGGATCGACTGGGACCTCGTGATCGAACGCAATGTCGGGCGGCTCGGCCCCATCGTCGCCACGCTGTGCGTCATGGCGGGGCTGAGCGCCCGGGGACAGTTTACTTTGTTTCCGGTGAGCGGCCGGTTCGCCGGAGGCGAAGAGCAAGGTCCGGTGGACCTTGCTCAGGCGGCGAACGCCCTGAGCCATAGCGAAGGGCCGGGCGCGGACGATGCAGGGCTGGCGCTGGCGGAAAAAAGTAAACTGTCCCCTGCACCTACCCTTCCCCGCCGCGTCCACCGCGCCGTCTATCGCCTGCTGCGCGCGGCGGAAGCCGCCGTGCGCCGGCTGATCGTCGTCGTCGGCCGCGACATGGTGGCGGCCGAGCCGGTTCTGCCGCCGCTGCCGCAAGACTCCGGCCCGCTGGTCAGGCAGATTGAGGTCAATCTCGGCCTGGCGCATGCCCCTGCCGCGGGAACGCAAGCTCCGGCCGAACCGGACCCGTCGCGCCGCCTCGCCTTCCCGCTCCTCGACCCGCTGCCCGACCCGACCGCGCCGCCGTTCCTCCTGCGCACCTCCGGCGTGCCGCGCATTTCCGTCCCCGGCTGGACGCCGCTGTTTTCCGTCGCGCCGAAACACGAGCCGTCGCCCAACGACCCGATCGATGCGCGCTATCTGCGCCTTCGTCTCGGCGCGCTGGCCTCGGCGCTCGCCGACCTGCCCGGCCAGGCGCTGCGGCTCGCCCGCTGGCGGGCCCGCTGCGCGGCGCTGCGCAAGGCACGCCGCCTGCACCGCGTCGCGCCGCTGCGCCCCGGCCGCGCCTACGCCCTCCGCCGGCCCGGCTCGCCCAGGCCCGAACACGAGATCGACGACATCCTGCGCGACCTGCACTATTTCGCGCTCGAGGCGACCGAGCGGCGCGATACGTCGTGAGGCGCAGGGGAGGCGCAGGGGACAGTTTACTTTCTTTCCGCCAGCGCCTGCCTCGCAGACGCTGGGCCTTTCCGCGGAAAAAAGTAAACTGTCCCCGGTACTTAGCCTCAACCCGCCGTCATCCTCGGGCTTGTCCCGAGGATCTACCTTCGCTTGTCGATATCTGCACCGCCAATCAGTTCAACGCCGACAGATCCTCGGGGTGAGATGCGGTTCGGGACGGTCCTGCCATTCGCCCGCCGTTACATTCGCCCTCCCCCGCGCCATCGCGGCGAAACACGAAGCGCCGAAAAAAGCCATCGACACATATCCGGAACGACGACCATGAGCACGCTGACCGACGCCCCCGAAACGCGCGCCCTGCGCCCCGCCGCGCAGAAGGCCGAGCCGGCCGCGCCGCGCCCCGGCACCTTCTCGCCGCGCAACGATCCCCGGCTCGCCGAGATGGAAACGGGCGGAGCGCTCGGCACCTCGATGCTGGTGCTCTATCCGGTCTTCGCCTGTGTCATCGTGGTCCTCACCAGCCTGACGCTGTCGGGCGCCTCGCTGCCGGCGTGACGACCATGCGCCATCTCGTCCGGCTGCTGATCCTCTCCGCGCTGCTGGCCACGGCGGCGGCCTGCGTCGGCTCGCAGGCCAGCACCGCCGCCATCGGCTGCCGCGGCGGCCACGAGCGGCTGGCCGGCCACTACTATCTGCAGGGGGTTATGGAGGTCGGCTCCGAACTGCTGCTGCGCAAGGACGGCACCTTCGAATTCATGCTCGCTTACGGCGCCAACGACCAGTACGGCAAGGGCTGCTGGGCGCAGGAGGGCACCAGGATCTCGCTGATCCCCGCCGGCCAGGGCCGCGTCAGCGGCCGCCACACCCCCGACAGCCGCGGCTTCAGCGGCATCGTGCTCGACGTCGACGGCGCCAGCCTCGTCTGGAACATCGGCGGCAGCGGCCACAAGGGGCGCTACGAGAAATAGACGCCGCGCGGCGTCACGCACTTCCGGCTCCTATGCCCCGGGGCCGGATGATCGCCCCCTTCCCGCTCCGCCCGAGGTGCGGCGAAGGGGGCACTTCTCACCCTGGCCGGACGAAGGCGTCGCGTTCCCTCTCGATGTCGGGGCGGCAGACGCAGCCCTCGATATGGTCGTTGACCAGGCCCATCGCCTGCATGAAGGCATAGACCGTCGTCGGCCCGACGAAGCTCCAGCCGCGCCTCTTCAGTTCCTTCGAGATGCGTTTCGATACTTCCGTGGTCGGGTTGGCGCGCAGATGTTCGAGGTCGACGCGCTCCGGACGCTCGGCGGCGCCGGGCTCGAAGCGCCAGAAGAAGGCGGCGAGCGAACCCGCCTCCTCGATCAGTTCGCCGGCACGTTTCGCATTGTTGATGACCGAGCGGATCTTGCCCTGGTGGCGGACGATGCCCTTGTCGGCCAGCAGGCGCTCGACATCCGCCTCGCCGTAGCGCGCGATCTTCTCGTGGTCGAAATTGTCGAAGGCGGCGCGGAAGTTCTCCCGCTTGCGCAGGATGGTGAGCCAGGAGAGGCCGGACTGGAAGCCTTCGAGGCAGAGCTTTTCGAACAGGCGGCGGTCGTCGGCGACAGGCCGGCCCCACTCGTGGTCGTGGTAGCGCAGATAGTCGGGCAGGTTGCCGTGCCAGAAGCAGCGGACGGCCCCGTCCGGTCCCTCGATCAGCCCGCCCGCCAGTTCCGCCATTCGTCCGTCTCTCCGCCCGACATCCGATTCACCGGCCGTTCACCACTTTCCTGAACCGGCCGGTAACCACACCAAATGGTTTCCGCGATCGCTCGCCTTTTATCAATTCGGATTCACCTTTTGCTACCGCTCGCGCGGCAGGCTCCTGACAGTTTCAGCCGTCCCGCCGAACATGTGCGGCCAGAACGAGAGTGTTGAGTGATGTTGCGTATCCTTCTCCTTGCGGGCGCCGCCTCCGTCGCCGCGCTTGCCGCCCAGCCCGCCACTGCACAGGCCCGCTATGGTGAGCCGCCGCCGCTGATGGTCAGCCCCGACCTCTCGGCGCCCTGGGTGATGCAGCTGAAGCGTTCGCCCGACGGGCGCCGCGTTGCCGCGCCCGCGATCCGCCGCAGCGTCTCGATGAGCCAGCCGCAGCTGCGCCAGCTTCGCCGCACGGAGCGCCGCGCTGCCAATCCGAACCTGCACACGGCCGCGGTCCAGGTGCCGCCGAAGCGGGAGCAGCAGCAGTACCGGATCGATCCGAAATATCTGCCGCAGGAGGTCGACTATTCCGGCCCGCACGGCGCCGGGACGATCGTCATCGATACGACCGACAACTTCCTCTATCTCGTCCAGAGCGGCGGCACGGCGCGGCGCTACGGCGTCGGCACCGGCAAGCCCGGCTTCGAATGGGCCGGCACCCACAAGGTGACGCAGAAAAAGGAGTGGCCGGATTGGCGCCCGCCCGCGGAGATGATCGCGCGCGAACGCGCCAAGGGCAGGATCCTGCCGGTGCACATGGCGGGGGGACCCGAGAATCCGCTGGGCGCCCGCGCCCTCTATCTCGGCTCGACGCTCTATCGCATCCACGGCACCAACCAGCCCTGGACGATCGGCGGCGCCGTGTCGTCCGGTTGCATCCGCATGCGCAACGAGGACGTGATCGACCTCTACGAGCGCGTCAAGGTCGGCACGAAGGTCGTCGTGATGTAATCCCGGAGAGGGATCGGCCGGCCCGGGGGACGGGACTGGCCGTGCAGGCGGGAGGCTTCGGGGCGCCGACCCGCCGCGACAAGGGCAGCGCGATCGCCGTCGCGCTGCCCTTTTCCGTTGGCGCAGGCGAAGCTCCGCGCCGCTTCTCATACGATTGCGGAATCGTCCGATCTTGCCTAAGCCTTGGCCTGCCGGAAGCCTCCGGCCGATCAGGGAGGGGATCGTTGGACAGTCTCATCACGGTGTTTCTGCCGCTGGCGCTGGCGGTCATCATGTTCTCGCTCGGCCTCGGCCTGACGGTGGCCGACTTCGCCCGCGTCGCGGCACAGCCAAGGGCGTTCGGCATCGGCGCCTTCTCGCAACTGGTCACGATCCCGCTCGTCGCCTGGGTGATCGCCACCCTCTTCGGCCTGCCGCCTGAACTCGCCGTCGGACTGATGATCCTGTCGCTCTGCCCAGGCGGGGTGACGTCCAACATCCTGACCAAGCTCGCCCGGGGCGACCTCGCCCTGTCGATCTCGCTGACAGGGATCATCAGCCTGGTGGCTGTGTTCACCATGCCGCCGCTGGTCGCCTTCTTCGCCCGATATTTCATGGGGCTCGACGCGCCGCCGGTGGACGTCACCCGGCTGGGCATCTCGATGTTCCTGATCACCGCCGCACCCGTGGTCGTCGGGATACTGTTCAGGCGCTACGCGGAGGGCGTCGCGCTGTCGATCGAGCCCTTCGTCGAGAAGCTGGCACTGGTGTTGTTCGTCATCGTCGTGGCCGGTGCGCTGGCCGCCAACTGGTCGCTCTTCGTCGCAAATCTCGCGATCCTGGCGCCGAGCCTGATCGTACTCAACGTGGTGCTACTGGCGATCGGGCTCGGGCTGGGGCGTGTCTTCGCGCTCGGGCCCGCCCAGTCGACTGCCATCGCAATCGAGACGGGCATCCAGAACGCGACGCTCGGCATCACCGTCGGCTCGCTGATCGCCGAACAGGCGGGCGCCCTGCCGCCTTTCTCGCTGCCGAGCGGGGTCTATGGGATCACCATGTACCTGGTGACGATCCCGTTCGTGCTGTGGCGGAGACGAATGGGGGGCTGATCGCCGGTGCGGTTCAGAGCTTCGCCTGCTTCAGCACCTCGTTGATACGACCCTGCCAGCCTTTCCCGGTTGCCTTGAATTTCTCAAGTACATCCGGATCGAGGCGCAGCGACACCTGCTTGCGGGGCCTGCTGACGGCGGGCCGACCGCGTCCCCGCCTGATCATCTCGGATAAATGGGGAAAGACCTCGCCAAAGGGTTTCGCCTGAGCGATCTGCTCATCGGTGATTTCCGGATTGTCCGGATCGGCGGCGATCATGCGCTGGATCTCCGCTTCCTCCTGGTCGGTTAGTGGCGCTGCCGAACGGTCCTTCGGGCCCATCACATATTCCTTTCCTTGCGGCTCGCGGGCCGCATCGAGATCACGGAAACACCTTCCGCGCCGAGCACCCTGAAGACGACCGCCGCAACCGTCTTCCCGCCCAGATCGCCGATCGCGAGGAACCTGCCTTCCCTTGCCGGCGCGACGCGCGCATTGTCGAAGAAAGACGGCGTCAGTTCGGCGAAATCCATGCCATGTTTGGCGAGGTTCTGCAGTCGCTTCGGTTCATCCCAGACGATCCGCATTTTATGTATCACTTTAAAGATTGAATTCAACGCCCCTGAACGGTTTGCGCACTCCAATCTCCTTCCGGCTTCGGCCCGCCAAAGGCCCAGTCGAGCAGTTCGACCGTGTGCACCACCGGCAGGTTCGTGCCGCCGCTGATCTGCGTCATGCAGCCGATATTGCCGGTGGCGACGACTGCCGCGCCCGTCGCCTCGATGTTCGCCACCTTGCGCGTGCGCAGCTTCCCGGCGATCTCCGGCTGGAGGATGTTGTAGGTGCCGGCCGAGCCGCAGCACAGGTGTCCCTCCTTCGGCTCGCGCACGACGAAGCCGGCGCGGGCGAGAAGCTCCTTCGGCTGGCGGGTGATCTTCTGGCCATGCTGCATGGAGCAGGCGGAATGGTAGGCGACCGCGACCCCCGGCTTCAGCGCCGGCTCCGGCAGGTCGATCGAAGCCAGGTATTCGGTGACGTCCTTGGCGAGTGCAGAGACCCGCGCGGCCTTGCCGGCATAGGCCGGATCGAGGCGCAGCATGAAGCCGTAGTCCTTGATCGTCGTGCCGCAACCCGACGCTGTGATGACGATCGCGTCGAGCCCGCCGCGCTCGAGTTCGCGGGTCCAGGCGTCGACGTTCTTGCGCGCCGCGGCGAGTGCGTCGTGCTCACGGCCCATGTGATGGACCAGCGCGCCGCAGCAGCCCTCGGCCTCCGGCACGACCACCTCGACGCCGAGCCGGTTGAGCAGGCGCACCGTCGCCTCGTTGATGGCGGGGTCGAGCACCGATTGGGCGCAGCCGGTGAGCAGCGCGACGCGGCCTCGCCTCGGGGTCGTCGCGGCGTGGGTGGCGGGCTTCGAGACGGAGGACGCGGCGGGCACCGCGCGCGGCGCCATGGCCAGCATCGCCGCGAGTGGCTTCAGCGCCTTCGCCCTGGCGAACAGCGGCGCGAAGGGCTGGCCGAGCGCGGCGAGCTTCAGCGCGGCGCGGAAGCGGGCCGGGTACGGCAACACCTGTGCCAGCACGGCGCGGATCGTCCGGTCGATGAAAGGCCGGCGGTAGGTCTCGTGAATATGTGCCCGCGCGTGGTCGACCAGGTGCATGTAGTGCACGCCGGACGGGCAGGTCGTCATGCAGGCGAGGCAGGACAGACAGCGGTCGATATGGGTGACGATCTCCTCGTCGGCCGGGCGGCCATTCTCCAGCATGTCCTTGATCAAGTAAATCCGCCCGCGCGGGCTGTCGAGTTCGTTGCCGAGCGTCACATAGGTCGGGCAGGTCGCGGTACAGAAGCCGCAATGGACGCATTTGCGCAGGATCTTCTCCGCCTCCGCAACGTGCGGATCGGCGAGCTGAGCGAGGGAGAAGGTGGTTTGCATTACGTGCCTAATCTCCCCGAATTCCGGAAACGGCAACGGGGCGTGGGCTGCGGCACGCCCCTCGCCACGTTCAAATCAGCCAGCTTTCTGGGTTCTTCACCGCCTCTCCCCTGCGCGCCGCCTGCAGTCCTAGGATGCAGCGGACGATGATCCAGATGGCGATGGCGACGTAGAGCAGGACGCCGATCAGCAGAACCACCAGGATCGTCGCGACGAAGATATAGAGAATGCCGATCCAGAAGGTGCGGATCAGATAGGTGTAGTGCGTGTCGACCCAGCCGCCAGCCTTGCCGCGGTTGATATAAGCCATGATCAGGCCGACCAGCGGCAGGATCGG
It encodes:
- a CDS encoding ATP phosphoribosyltransferase regulatory subunit, producing MTALAQSILDLFAQRGAEMIDVPMLQPADPFLDIAGEDLRRRIFLTESETGETLCLRPEFTIPVCLDHIENRAATPRRYAYLGEVFRQRRDGEAEFLQAGIEDLGDPDTAKADARSLADAHALLTMALPGVKLTVTLGDQTVFEAVLAALGLPRGWQKRLARAFGSADMLAAALSDLADPPANRGLSGDANLLAASGDRTALSAFIEGEMQEAGISPSAGRTPDEIARRLIEKAELSRLRLTAAQLEALKAFLAIHVPLAEAAQALAEFAARSGIALDGALALFSARAEAILSNGLKAGDIAYDAAFGRPLDYYTGVVFEIAAPGDTRPLVGGGRYDRLLTLLGADRPIPGVGFSVWLDRIEKVREGRG
- a CDS encoding AMP-binding protein codes for the protein MNVAARPHSLKPIGDVSHVRGDTSVPLLELTIPQLLARTVAAHGQREAAVFPQQGIRQSWDEFSRDVDRLAAGLAALGLEKGDRIGIWSPNRWEWLVTQFATARIGLILVNINPAYRLYELEYALNKVGCRALVLASSFKTSDYLGMLGELAPELASCAPGQLKAAKLPHLTTVIRMGEEASPGMFNFADVLAMATPQGIAALDAATAALTPADPINIQFTSGTTGAPKGATLTHRNIVNNGNLVTSTIDFTHEDRLAIPVPLYHCFGMVMGTLGCVSKGAAMVFPSEGFDPLATLKAVAEERCTGLYGVPTMFVAMPDHPEFASFDLSSLRTGIMAGSPCPVEVMKKVVARMNMREVTIAYGMTETSPVSFQSHTDDPVDRRVSTVGRVHPHVEVKIVDDKGRTVPVGARGELCTRGYSVMQGYWGDPERTAEALDADGWMHTGDLATIDADGYGNIVGRVKDMVIRGGENVYPREIEEFLYRHPKVREVQVFGVPDDRYGEEICAWIVAAPGEPPSEAEIRDFCRGQIAHYKIPRYVRIRPALPMTVTGKAQKFLMREAMIEELGLTEAKTA
- a CDS encoding L,D-transpeptidase yields the protein MLRILLLAGAASVAALAAQPATAQARYGEPPPLMVSPDLSAPWVMQLKRSPDGRRVAAPAIRRSVSMSQPQLRQLRRTERRAANPNLHTAAVQVPPKREQQQYRIDPKYLPQEVDYSGPHGAGTIVIDTTDNFLYLVQSGGTARRYGVGTGKPGFEWAGTHKVTQKKEWPDWRPPAEMIARERAKGRILPVHMAGGPENPLGARALYLGSTLYRIHGTNQPWTIGGAVSSGCIRMRNEDVIDLYERVKVGTKVVVM
- the hisG gene encoding ATP phosphoribosyltransferase, whose protein sequence is MTLTIALPSKGRMKDDAVAALAKAGIEVLPTADARSYKTRVKGRDDVEVAFLSASEIARELAQGTVDLGVTGEDLVREAAGDWSAKMAIEARLGFGRADVVVAVPEVWFDVSTMADLDEIAADFRQRHGRRLRIATKYWRLTQQFFSQKHGIQVYRIVESLGATEGAPAAGQADVIVDITSTGSTLKANRLKILDDGVILESEACLVSSKKARSMADAAALAEIAARFS
- a CDS encoding DoxX family protein is translated as MTDVGLVVARLMIALMFIASGYGAVMDLSGASAYFAGLGLPVPLLVAVGTAVFEVAAGALLVVGFQTRTVAAVLAAFCLFATYVGHYGQGGDAASAFTHQQMLLKDVAVAGGLILVALFGAGMLSLDALLARRAKVPPLAENG
- a CDS encoding DNA-3-methyladenine glycosylase I — translated: MAELAGGLIEGPDGAVRCFWHGNLPDYLRYHDHEWGRPVADDRRLFEKLCLEGFQSGLSWLTILRKRENFRAAFDNFDHEKIARYGEADVERLLADKGIVRHQGKIRSVINNAKRAGELIEEAGSLAAFFWRFEPGAAERPERVDLEHLRANPTTEVSKRISKELKRRGWSFVGPTTVYAFMQAMGLVNDHIEGCVCRPDIERERDAFVRPG
- the hisS gene encoding histidine--tRNA ligase; translation: MAEKSQKMLARLPRGFADRTAEDIRAVEQMMAKIRAVYELYGFEPADQPLIEYTDALGKFLPDQDRPNEGVFSFQDDDEQWLSLRYDLTAPMARFVAENFERLPKPFRSYRSGWVFRNEKPGPGRFRQFMQFDADTVGTPGVAADAEMAMMMADVMEALGIARGDYVIRVNNRKVLDGVLEAIGLGGEENAGRRLIVLRAIDKLDKLGVEGVRLLLGPGRWDGGKEGEGDFTKGAGLDEAAVDVVISFATSKAAVYQTGPGEEEYEASIAAGEVVASPDSEGGVTEFQISNAETVTQMRRDLPTNPVLVQGLTELEDIAQLCEQAGYHSNRVMIDPSVVRGLEYYTGPVFEAELLAEIPNEDGQIVRFGSVGGGGRYDGLVSRFRGEPVPATGFSIGVSRLMSALKALGKLDTSSTIGPVVVLVMDRDTESLGRYQKMVSDLRQAGIRAEMYLGGSGMKPQMKYADRRGAPCVVIQGGNERAEGVVQIKDMVAGAELAANIEGHEAYKEARPGQMTVPEAELVETVRGILVAQKAERG